One window from the genome of Camelus bactrianus isolate YW-2024 breed Bactrian camel chromosome 4, ASM4877302v1, whole genome shotgun sequence encodes:
- the NTMT1 gene encoding N-terminal Xaa-Pro-Lys N-methyltransferase 1 isoform X1 gives MTSEVIEDEKQFYSKAKTYWKEVPPTVDGMLGGYGHISSIDINSSRKFLQRFLREGPNKTGTSCALDCGAGIGRITKRLLLPLFAVVDMVDVTEDFLVKAKTYLGEEGKRVRNYFCCGLQDFSPEPSSYDVIWIQWVIGHLTDQHLAEFLRRCKRGLRPNGIIVIKDNMAQEGVILDDVDSSVCRDLDVVHRIIRSAGLSLLAQERQENLPDEIYHVYSLALR, from the exons ATGACGAGTGAGGTGATCGAAGATGAGAAACAATTCTATTCCAAGGCCAAGACGTACTGGAAGGAGGTCCCACCCACCGTGGACGGCATGCTCGGGGGGTATGGCCACATCTCCAGCATCGACATCAACAGCTcccggaagttcctgcagaggtTCCTGAGG GAAGGCCCGAACAAGACGGGAACCTCGTGTGCCCTGGACTGCGGAGCTGGCATCGGGAGAATCACCAAGCGGCTGCTCTTGCCTCTCTTCGCGGTGGTGGACATGGTGGACGTGACGGAGGACTTTCTGGTCAAGGCTAAGACCtacctgggggaggagggcaagAGAGTGAGGAACTACTTCTGCTGTGGGCTCCAGGACTTTAGCCCAGAGCCCAGCTCTTACGACGTCATCTGGATCCAGTGGGTAATAG gccaCCTGACCGATCAGCACCTGGCCGAGTTCCTGCGGCGCTGCAAGCGGGGCCTCCGCCCCAACGGCATCATCGTCATCAAAGACAACATGGCCCAGGAGGGCGTCATCCTGGATGACGTGGACAGCAGCGTGTGCCGGGACCTCGACGTGGTCCACAGGATCATCCGCAGCGCGGGCCTCAGCCTCCTGGCCCAGGAGCGGCAGGAAAACCTCCCGGACGAGATCTACCACGTGTACAGCTTAGCCCTGAGATGA
- the NTMT1 gene encoding N-terminal Xaa-Pro-Lys N-methyltransferase 1 isoform X2, with product MVDVTEDFLVKAKTYLGEEGKRVRNYFCCGLQDFSPEPSSYDVIWIQWVIGHLTDQHLAEFLRRCKRGLRPNGIIVIKDNMAQEGVILDDVDSSVCRDLDVVHRIIRSAGLSLLAQERQENLPDEIYHVYSLALR from the exons ATGGTGGACGTGACGGAGGACTTTCTGGTCAAGGCTAAGACCtacctgggggaggagggcaagAGAGTGAGGAACTACTTCTGCTGTGGGCTCCAGGACTTTAGCCCAGAGCCCAGCTCTTACGACGTCATCTGGATCCAGTGGGTAATAG gccaCCTGACCGATCAGCACCTGGCCGAGTTCCTGCGGCGCTGCAAGCGGGGCCTCCGCCCCAACGGCATCATCGTCATCAAAGACAACATGGCCCAGGAGGGCGTCATCCTGGATGACGTGGACAGCAGCGTGTGCCGGGACCTCGACGTGGTCCACAGGATCATCCGCAGCGCGGGCCTCAGCCTCCTGGCCCAGGAGCGGCAGGAAAACCTCCCGGACGAGATCTACCACGTGTACAGCTTAGCCCTGAGATGA